A window of Phenylobacterium sp. NIBR 498073 genomic DNA:
CGCACCCGACCCGCGAGACGATGAACCGCCGGGCGGCGGTGGGCCGCGCGGCGCGGGTGCGCGAGGAAGCAGCCGCGTTCGAGCGCCGCTGGCCGGCGCCGCCGAGCCACGAGGACAGCGTCCCGAGCTTTACCTGGAGCCAGCTGGAGCGCCAGCTCGCCGACTTGGCGGATTCGCCGATGAAGGCGGCCATGGCCCGCGACCTGATTTCCGGTTTGCGGAAGATGTCGCAGTTCAAGCCGCCGGAAATGGTGCTGCGGGAGATCCTCTGCACCAGCTGGGCGCTGCTGGACGAGGACTTCCAGCCGGATATGGCCTCGGAGTATCCGCCCGAAGCCTAGGTCCGCTCGCGCGGCTGGGGCTCGTGGGGCTGATCGCGATCGTCGCGGCCCTGGCTTTCGGGGCCCTGCTCGCGGGCCTCCATGCGCTCCAGAACCTGATTTAATCCTATTTCCAAACAGGGCCTTAGCCCTGTTCCCCGAAAACTCAACACGCACAGAAGGCGCCGGCGTTCGGCCGCGCGCCAGGAGACCTCTCATGCTCAAGCAACGTCGTATGATCGCCGATCAAGTCGCGGCGAGTTTGTTCGAAGCCGAAGCCGCCATCGACGCCGCCCTGGCGAAGACGGCCGGTTTGGCGGGTGTGATGCCGGGCCTGCGGGCCGATGCGGGCCTGTCGGCCCTGGTCGGCCAGGGCGCCGTGGAACGCGCCAGCGAGGCGATCGCCCTGCTGGCCCAGGCGCGCCGCGCCATCTGCGAGACCCACAAGGAGCTGGACGTCGCCAAGACCCAGATCGGCCTGGGCGCAGTGATGTACGGCGGCATGGAGAAGCCTCCGGAGGCCTCGGCCCGGGCGCGCCACCTCCTGCAGGTCGCTCCGGCCGCCTGACACCCAATCCGGGGCGCTGCGAAGTTGCACTTTGCGGCGTAAGCCTCAGTATCGGGGCCCTCATCCTGGAGGGCCCCTTTTTTCGTGCTCAGTTCCCCGCCCGAACAGATTTGGGCCGTCGCCATGCTGGCGGTCTCGACCTACGCCTGGTGGCGCGGCGGCTGGGTCGAGCGGGTGGTGGCGGTGGCCAACGTGCTGGCCTGGGTCGCCACCGCAGCCTTGCAGAACCGCACCAACTGGGTCGATCCGCAATGGAGCGTGTTCGCGGTCGACGTCCTGTTCCTGGGCGTCCTGCTGGGGCTGGTGGTGCGCTCGGATCGCACCTGGATCCTGCCGGCGGCGGCGTTCCAGCTGCTGCTGGTGATCACCCATGCGGCGATCATCGTCGACGGCGGCGTGCGGGCGCGGGCCTACATCACCGCCCTGATCCTCTGGAGTTACCTGGTGCTGATCGCCCTGGCGCTGGGCGCGCACCTGCGCTGGCGGCTCAGCGCGCGATCAGCACGCTGACCGGCGACTCGCGGACCAGGCGCTCGGCGTTGGAGCCGAGCAGCCGGGAGACGGCGTTGGGCTGGTGGGCGCCGACGATGATCAGGCCGGCCTCGATCGCGCGGGCCTCGGCGCGCACGGCGCAGCTCTCGCTCGGTGTTGGTCGGGTCCTCGATGTCGACGGTGATCAGGATATGCGAGTAGTCGGGCATCGCCTCCCCCCTTGCTGCGGAGCTAAGACGTGTGAAGCGCGGTTCGGGTTGCATCGAGGGAGCGTCCGGCGGCGCGGCGATAGACCAGGGCCTCGGCGACGTGGGCTCGGCGCACCGGGCCGCCACCCTCGAGGTCAGCGATGGTGCGGGCCAGGCGTAGCGTGCGGGTCCAGCCGCGGGCGGTGAGGCCGCCGGCCTCGGCGGCGCTCGCCAGCAGGGCGCGGGCGGCGGGATCGAGGTCGGCGATCTTCTCCAGGAAATCGCCCTCGGCGCGGGCGTTGAGGGGCGGGCCTGCGGTCCCAGCGCGGTCGGCCTGTAGGGCGCGGGCCTCGGCGACGCGGGCGGCGGCCTCGCGGGTGCCCTCGGCCGGCGGCGGCAGGGCGAGGTCGGCGGCGGTGACTGGCGGCACGTCGACCTGCAGGTCGATGCGGTCCATGAACGGGCCGGAGACCTTCATCTGGTAGTCGGTCTGGCAGCGGGGCGCGCGCCCGCATGCCCCGCGTCCGGCCCCGCCCAGCCCGCACTTGCAGGGGTTCTGGGCGGCGACCAGCTGGAAGCGGGCCGGGTAGCGGACATGAGCATTGGCGCGGGCGACCACCACCTCGCCGGTCTCCAGCGGCTGGCGCAGGCTGTCGAGCGCCTGTGCCGAGAACTCGGCCATTATGCAGCAAACACACCTAGCTCCACCGTGACTACGGCATTGTTCTCGTTATGTTTTTCTCATGACAAACGAGATCATCCCCTTCGACGCCGATCAGCCGAACGTCCTGCACGCCCTCACCAGAAAGCGGGCTGAGGTCGCCGGCCAGATCGAGCACAATCAACTCGAACTTCGGCGCCTGATCGCCGAACTCGACCACATCGACGCGACCATCCGCATCTTCAATCCGACGATCGACATCGGCGCCATCCGCTCGAAGCCGGTCCCGCCGCGCCATGCGGCCTTCAAGGGCGAGGTGACGCGGATCGTCTTCCAGACTCTCCGAGACGCGCATCAGCCCGTCACGTCCCGCGACATCGCCATGCGGCTCATGTCCGAGCGGGGCCTGAACCCCGATGATCGAGAACTGGCCCTGATCATGGTCAAGCGCGTCTGCGCTTGCCTGCGAGTGCAGAAGCAGAAGGGGCTCGTCCGGAACGTCCCTTCGGTCGGGAATCTTCAGGGCTGGGAGGTTGCGCGATGAACTCTCCCAGGCGCACTCCGCTCCGCTTCACCCGAGGCGGCCGAGCCTACGTCATCGCGCCCGCCTATGCGGCGAACGATGCCGGCTACATCGGCATCTGCGACGGCCGGATTGTCGCTTCAGCAGTCGAGCCGGCGGAAGTCGCGCGGAACCTAATCACGCAACGGCTGCTTGATCCGATTGATCGCGCCGAATGAGGCGTGACACTGAGCGGTCACGCCCCAGGTCTCGTTAACGAGACAGCGCTACCCTACTGGTCGTTACAGCTAGGACGGCACGAATGCCGAAGATCGCGCTCGATCCCCAATCGTTCGGTCGAACCGCCCGAGACGGCGAGCGTGCAGAGGTGAGTGGCCCCTGCGCGGCGCATCCGTTCCAGCTTATGATGCCTTTGGAGGCCGGCGCCGATGCGATCATCGAGGTTTTGGGCCTCGCCGATGTAGTCCGCGACCCAGCGTCCATCGGACCGTTGATGGCAGGCGATGTAGACGCCTGCAATCGGCCGATAGCGGGTTCCGATCGGGTGTAGGTAGGTCGTGTACGAGCGACCGCTCGCACCTTGCCAGAACACTTGCGTGTTCTGCTGGGCTTGCTGGAACATGGTCCAGGGTCTCCGGCTCAATGTGAGGCTGGACCCTTGACCTTTCGACCCTTCGGACTCACAGTCCAAAGTCTTGACGGCGATGTTCCCAGGCCCAGCCATCGGTTGGTTCGGGAACCTCCCAGTTTCGTGTGGGGGCGCGGCCAGTGGTCGTGCCCCCACGCGATTCTAAGCGATCCCGCGCAGCAGGCGGCGCCACAACCCTAGAGTCAAGCTCCTCAGCGCCCTTCGCCCCCTACATATTGTGGGTCGTTCGCATCACGTTCTCGTATATCTTGTGTTTCGGCCTAGTCGCGGAGCTTCATCACCTTCTCGCCATCGAGGCAGATAGACTGGAAGCGGTCAGCGAAGTTCGGGTGCTCGGGCGTGAAGATATAGCTCGCCGCAGCAATGAATGGCGTATCGCCAACATAGGCCCCGAGCGCGTTCGGGGCGTTGACGACCCCGCAAGCCGCGACGACCTCAAAGCCCCGCACCTTGGCGCGTACCGCCCAAACATCCCGAAACCGAGCGGCTTGGGGGTCGCGTAGCGACGCCTTAAAATTCTCGAACGACTCCGACGCCGCGAGGTAGGTGACCTCCTCCTTGCGCTGGGCTTCATCTCGTTTGGCCTGTTCGGCGTCGGCTACTCGCTGGACTTCGGCCTGACGCGCCGCAGCGGCTGCTTGCTCGGCCTCTTCGGCTGCCCTGGCGGCGGCGTATTGTTTCGGCGTCAAGATCGCCGCCGCGCGGTCCAGTACGAAGAACGTCCCCATCATCAGCAATCCGATGCCGAAGAAGAACCCGAGAATCTTCCCTGCCCAATCATTTTGGCTTGTCGTTGCCATAAACCCCTCCACCTGGAATGGGGTCTATTCTGCTCGTCGCAGGTAAACGGAATGGGCAATATAGATCCTAGAGCTAGTTGGGCGGCACCTGCTTCATCCTGCGAATGGAGTGGGAGGCGATCGTCGGCGCGAACATCCGCCGCCTGCGGAAGGCGAAGGGCCTTACGCAGGAGCAGCTTGCCCATGAAGCCGAGATCGCGATGCGATACATCGCCGGCGTTGAGCGCGGTGAGGAAAACCCCTCGCTCAGGTATCTGGTGAAGATCGCCGAGGCGTTGGAAGCTGAGCCAGCGGACTTGTTGCGCCGCGATCTCGAAACGGCGACGCGTAGGCGCTGCTAGGTCACCGCAAGGTACGCAACAATGATACCCGCCGCCGGACCCGTAAGCAGGAACGCCCATATGAATACGCGGCGAAAACGATAAGCGTCTAAGTCCTCGTCGCCAGTTTCCCTAATGATTGCGCGGATGAACCGCCCAATTGCAAACGTCGCGGCCCCCCCAAGAAAAAGGGTTCCCCATAGAAACGTCTCGCCCGCCACCCGCCACGATTGCGTCAGGATTCCTGCCGCCGCGACCGGCGCGATGAGGAGAATTAGGTGAAGCAACTTAGCCAGTGGCGGAAGTCGATCGTAGGCGTTCATGTGTCCTCAGGCGCTGACGATTTGGCCGGACAAACCAATTCTAATTACATCCGGGGCGTTTCGCCCCGATTTGGGGATTCTATTACTATCGTGCTTGGTCGCTAAGCGTTTCCATCTGATCGGAGGCGCGCGATGACTACCCGTAGCCGGAGTTTTGGTGAGCGGCCTCGACCGCCCGGCCGAACGCGCTCAGCAGCATCTCGGTCGCGATGGGCAGTAGATGTCGGAAACCGCTGGGAATCGAGCGGTCGGCATTTTGCGTATACGCCTTCACCAACTGTAAGGCGGTGGGAGACCAATCCCCAGGCGCCTCCTCGGCCGAGAGCAATGCCAAGCGGCCGATGATGGCGGTGCGAAACAGCTTCTGGCCCGACAACGGCACTCCGAGTTCGGCGATCGTGGCGTCGAGCTGCGGCACGAGCAAGCGCGCCGGCGACTGAAAGTAGGGCGGCGACCAGCCGATGATCTTCTCGTGAGGAGGATCGAAGAAGCTCATGCTAGTGGGCCGCCCGGCTGGCGGCGGTCGCCGCCTTCATCGCATCGGACGCGGCCTCGGCGGCTGCCTGTGCGGCATCGGCAGCTTCCTGTGCGGATTCTGCGGCGGCTTCCACCTCTGCGGACGGCGCGACTTTGGGGAAGCGGGCGACCTCGGCGCAGGACGCGGCCAGGTCCATCGTTGTCATCAAGCCACGATCCGACGCATTGGTTCTCTGGCCGGAGAGCGCGGTGCTGAGCGCCCACTGAAGCGTTTCAATCTGCTCGGCCGTTTGGATGCATTCAGTCGGCGCCTTCATTCGGCGCAGTTTAGTGATTGCGGCTTTGCATCGTTGCGCGTTGGCGCGTGCGTTGGCGGCGTAGTCCGGGTCGACCGCGCCAGCTTCCGCGAGACCCATGAGGTGGGGGGTGTCGTCGCTCATGCAACTCATTACGGCGGCTTGAATGGCTACCGGGGTTGCTGTCGCTGTCGGAGCACTTACTCGACTATCTTGACCGCAAGCCGCCAATGATCCGGCCGATGCGATTACGGCGAGAAGTCGAGAGGCTGTCGAAACGCGCAGAGTACCTTGGGTCGTCTTCACGTGCGCCTCTCCCTAGGACTTAACCAAAAGACGTGAGCGACCGGTGTTATTCGGCCAGCATCTTTTCAGCCGCTGCCGCTTCGGGTTCAGCTTGCTTACGCTCCATGAGGATGTCGTCGATGACTGTCGCGACATCGAAGCGCTCGTCGCACATTTGATGTAGGTCTCTGCTGGGAGGATTGGCAGCACCAGCCGCCATTGATCCATGCCAAAGATGAACCACCACGCCCTCTTGCTTCACGACTTCAACCGCTGGAATAACATCGCTGTCACCAGTGAAGATGGCAATTGACGTGACTTTTCCCTTCGCCGCGAGCAGGGCCATGTCAACGCCTAGCATCAGATCAACCCGCTTCTGCTGGAAGATCGGCCGTCCATTCTGGCCCACGCCAACCTTGGCGAGCTTTCCAAGTCGAACTTCGAAACGCGGCAGATACCTAAGCGCGTCCACGAACTTGACCTTCCTATCGTAGGCGGCCTTCTCCTCCTGTGTTGGAGGATCGCTCTGATAGGGCAGGCAATTGTAGTAGTAGGATCGCAGAAGGGCTTCGTCGCCAGCCATCTTCGCAGCCAGTTTTGCATAGTCGATGCGCTTGCCCGGATGCTCCCGCAGAAGCACCTTCTCGATATAGCCCGCATCAAAGAATACTGCGCACGCCGCCATTCGTTAGCCCACCCCATGTCGCGGCCATGAAAAAAGCCGCCCTGTGACAGGCGGCTCTTTGAAAATAAGTCTCTCGACGTCCCAAGGAACGCCGAGGTCCATAAGTAAGGCCTTTAAAGTAGCCCTCCGACCCGCCGCTGTCAAGAAATTCGTACCAGCGGTTGTAGCGTCAACGCAACTCCATTTCCCGCCCGGACGCCTGTTCAACCCGAGGGATGTCGATCGGCTACCGGCAGGTCGAATTTCCGTAAGCGTCTCGATAGCAGCGCACGGTATTTCCGCTGTTGTCGCGGTACGTCGAGTTCCCATAGTTGTCGGTGTAGCCTCGAACGGTGTTGCCGCTGTTGTCGCGGTACGTCGAATTCCCGTAGCTGTCGGTGTAGCCTCGAACGGTGTTGCCGCTGCTGTCGCGGTACGTCGAATTCCCGTAGC
This region includes:
- a CDS encoding universal stress protein, with protein sequence MRAEARAIEAGLIIVGAHQPNAVSRLLGSNAERLVRESPVSVLIAR
- a CDS encoding helix-turn-helix transcriptional regulator, which codes for MGGTCFILRMEWEAIVGANIRRLRKAKGLTQEQLAHEAEIAMRYIAGVERGEENPSLRYLVKIAEALEAEPADLLRRDLETATRRRC
- a CDS encoding NYN domain-containing protein, coding for MAACAVFFDAGYIEKVLLREHPGKRIDYAKLAAKMAGDEALLRSYYYNCLPYQSDPPTQEEKAAYDRKVKFVDALRYLPRFEVRLGKLAKVGVGQNGRPIFQQKRVDLMLGVDMALLAAKGKVTSIAIFTGDSDVIPAVEVVKQEGVVVHLWHGSMAAGAANPPSRDLHQMCDERFDVATVIDDILMERKQAEPEAAAAEKMLAE